A portion of the Drosophila sechellia strain sech25 chromosome 2R, ASM438219v1, whole genome shotgun sequence genome contains these proteins:
- the LOC116800388 gene encoding uncharacterized protein LOC116800388 codes for MPDTKWNQFSVLQLKKWLEALGRQTSGTKAELIVRLQAISPETRADSPPNNGSAAEEVEELDGAAAWPKQREPQGGDTRTIPFDEQSLQSESPENLDLDQLSLEDAERATLKKLRDEIEANMAVLQWIQADIDDANKSKYAHARQINDVIENNSSGNHGNVNICANSTDANVNSTKVTIAADNIDMEHTSVGKETAGSAVQHQSRNVNKLLESPATSLALAKEVTMEFDGSLCARNWVTQFQNIGKIYNLDDGCMHMLLMAKLKGNAQRWLHASATRILESTDQLCEQLILTFEVKMSKGELRNAFQKHEWHPDEKFAVYFEDKVMLANDINIDLEELLENIIEGIPAPALRNQARIQCFSEPMQILRAFSEVRLPKHKTGSSSSKRLTGGGAASKDLRCANCNSKGHSARECLKPKREPGSCYACGAYGHFVGQCPERKSANINNYNAS; via the exons ATGCCTGACACTAAATGGAATCAATTCTCAGTgctccaactaaagaagtggTTGGAAGCTCTTGGACGCCAGACTTCCGGCACAAAAGCGGAACTAATAGTGCGTCTGCAGGCCATTTCCCCAGAAACGCGTGCCGATTCACCGCCAAATAACggatcagcagcagaagaagtggaggaattggatggagctgcagcctggccaaagcagagagagccacagggTGGAGACACACGCACGATCCCGTTCGACGAGCAGTCATTGCAGTCAGAATCCCCGGAGAACCTCGATCTGGATCAGCTATCGTTGGAGGATGCAGAGAGAGCCACTCTAAAAAAGCTTCGGGACGAGATAGAGGCAAACATGGCTGTGCTGCAGTGGATCCAAGCGGATATCGACGACGCGAACAAGAGCAAGTATGCTCATGCTCGCCAGATCAATGACGTCATcgagaacaacagcagcggaaaCCACGGCAATGTTAACATATGCGCTAACAGCACCGACGCCAATGTGAACAGCACCAAGGTGACTATCGCCGCCGATAACATCGATATGGAACATACCAGTGTTGGAAAAGAAACCGCTGGTAGTGCTGTTCAGCACCAGAGTCGAAATGTAAACAAGCTTCTGGAATCTCCTGCAACATCGCTTGCATTGGCAAAAGAGGTAACGATGGAGTTTGACGGCAGCTTATGTGCGCGCAATTGGGTCACGCAGTTTCAGAACATCGGAAAGATTTACAATTTGGACGACGGATGCATGCACATGCTGCTAATGGCCAAACTAAAAGGAAACGCACAGCGCTGGCTGCACGCAAGCGCCACACGCATCCTAGAATCGACCGACCAGCTGTGCGAACAGTTAATCTTAACATTCGAGGTCAAGATGTCAAAAGGGGAACTGAGGAACGCATTTCAAAAACACGAATGGCATCCGGATGAGAAATTTGCTGTTTACTTCGAGGACAAGGTGATGCTGGCCAACGACATCAACATCGATCTAGAGGAGCTCCTGGAAAACATCATTGAAGGAATCCCAGCACCGGCGTTGCGCAACCAGGCGCGCATACAGTGTTTCTCCGAGCCGATGCAAATCCTACGGGCTTTCTCGGAAGTCCGTCTGCCGAAGCACAAAACAGGGAGCAGTTCATCAAAGCGCCTTACTGGAGGAGGTGCAGCCAGTAAGGACTTACGTTGTGCCAATTGCAACTCCAAAGGGCACTCCGCCAGGGAGTGTCTCAAGCCAAAGAGGGAGCCCGGATCCTGCTATGCCTGTGGGGCATATGGACACTTCGTCGGACAATGCCCGGAGCGCAAGAGCGCCAATATCAACAATTAT AATGCCTCATAG
- the LOC6608557 gene encoding activating transcription factor 7-interacting protein 1, producing MMGVSQNMELKELSTEEALMRTLSSELGNEVEPHSTPAILNESSRTSVDEVDLCDLTNGVDSSDNVKVIDKPKKISDRERNPGSDLDALLDKISSIVDCSPKNSDDIDLLDRGEECDSVSAKKRTAGDTDKNLKEQKEKPEEEEQGEDVLSSLEGAECIDPDSELKTEEKLEENEEHASAKESTQKTEDLADSDEILKSKEEDEVAAHTAENIEKDGKNTSTEDVFMYALDCISSAESSQDSKKVKPSKKLNTEDNSSANDLEDISSDDDDIIKENEKPNTEVIDLDSSSECVPCETESEVEEIAANTEDTEVVTHGKVSAKKSLNLQSIISEKSASAAEYEPVKADEHLTEGDDPMLVGDEVTEKSKESIPIQSEESMEIDEPDESKESEEEGQKEKEEPGYCKKAKDSEEAKEKEKPEMKTIQASKRAEILGDTKGKEDPNPSQDVEDVKDTEEPENKKEIEQTGELEEPVVIEGEETEDPKKKVQKEFDARTQAQEEKKAAEDEPEGDKEPTTNGVCEISTDGNLKHLESKESTAVEEETKETESDDEVIFFEPLEKTENVGTTANPTNENSVKPQAKDDEVVLVSEDEDETPQNKIPEKEVQTTQKETALKELSNESTTESGEAKDLQIDNSDNACDQFEKLKTHDVVKQTATEDGNSNSSNLLRPAEYTEDSAPKRLRLSTDEKNEFEMETNQDASPKLSRAKDGLKDVTKRSHEHLDSSPQEEIPNKKARTEDSDSNSSHEGTLQIDMGGQDDKEESPKKEVQKKLDFDLNPVPEIKQNVKPLRLEFFKTFRRSFDTMTRDDLEELVLQKVVEAMMVKSDFAEIRMQLEKCESTLVNYRRKIAEVSKQFLDLETVHKRVLKDLEAKNSHFTAPVRITRAVGLQVGIPFKAIKPTVAAPEPTHAAGSVLAPPSGTPPKASTSPTRASVRPRPPPPPFGPPTSSSETVAGVSVSQNSNPQQQQPAARSSPSLATASVTPPVRRGCLQKVTPHRPVPTNLQPGPMLTNQTSVQRLQPPPPIAQRTMHASKHTGTPGSTTSAVANAINKSVMRGRMSAAAFLAQRQQQQQQLQQQQAQQQFILPRPSSGPTPGASPAKQVPKCTTKVRAQQPPLSGATVSVPISSSSSGSGSGSYGQQQEPSLTPAKPKEKAVIDLTDEDDAAAAAAARAAQAQIEANARLRQASNAAIKRNAQTAAAIRGGRGGGNVVRASPMQLARVNARQLVHNNGGGQRSSLGSNVTMQIRSENTPPPASRLRYSHPAPLPTSPPQPFNPAWKVPPSRPVIRISLLETGIVISWTLEDSSPRFAECVMYQIYAYQETIHEPSTDSWRHVGDVSAMLLPMAVTLNQFQENQRYFFAVRGVDSHERFGPFSVPKTWS from the exons ATGATGGGAGTAAGCCAGAACATGGAACTGAAGGAACTCTCTACAGAGGAAGCTTTGATGCGAACCCTATCCTCAGAGCTCGGCAATGAAGTGGAACCTCACTCCACCCCTG CCATTCTCAATGAATCCAGTCGAACGTCTGTGGATGAAGTGGATCTTTGTGATCTAACCAATGGCGTCGATAGCTCCGATAACGTCAAAGTTATTGACAAACCAAAAAAGATATCGGACCGAGAGCGTAATCCAGGTAGCGATTTGGACGCTCTTCTGGACAAGATTAGCTCTATTGTGGATTGTAGTCCCAAAAATTCCGATGATATTGATTTACTCGATAGAGGCGAGGAATGCGACTCTGTGTCGGCGAAGAAGAGAACAGCTGGTGATACGGACAAAAATCTAAAagagcaaaaagaaaaaccagaagaagaagaacaagGTGAAGATGTGCTTAGTTCTCTAGAAGGAGCAGAGTGCATCGATCCTGATTCTGAGTTAAAGACTGAGGAGAAATTAGAAGAAAATGAAGAACACGCTTCAGCCAAAGAATCCACACAGAAAACCGAAGATTTAGCTGATTCAGATGAAATATTAAAGTCaaaggaagaagatgaagtcGCAGCCCATACTGCGGAAAACATTGAAAAAGACGGTAAAAATACATCAACAGAAGATGTGTTTATGTATGCTTTAGACTGTATTTCGAGTGCCGAGTCCTCTCAGGACTCCAAGAAGGTAAAGCCAAGCAAAAAACTAAACACGGAAGATAACTCTTCTGCCAATGACTTAGAAGATATTTCATCTGATGACGATGATATAATtaaggaaaatgaaaaacccAACACTGAGGTTATAGATTTAGATTCGTCGAGTGAATGTGTGCCTTGCGAAACGGAATCGGAGGTCGAGGAAATTGCAGCTAACACAGAAGATACCGAAGTCGTTACTCACGGTAAGGTTTCTGCGAAGAAATCATTGAATTTGCAAAGTATTATCTCAGAAAAGTCCGCGAGTGCGGCCGAATATGAGCCTGTCAAAGCTGATGAACATTTAACAGAAGGTGACGATCCCATGTTAGTTGGAGACGAGGTAACCGAAAAGTCGAAAGAGTCTATCCCAATCCAGAGCGAAGAGTCAATGGAAATCGATGAACCGGATGAATCCAAGGAATCCGAGGAAGAAgggcaaaaggaaaaagaagaGCCTGGTTACTGCAAGAAAGCAAAAGATTCAGAAGAGGCgaaggaaaaagaaaagccGGAGATGAAAACCATACAAGCTTCGAAAAGAGCAGAGATACTGGGAGACACCAAGGGAAAGGAAGATCCAAACCCATCCCAGGATGTGGAAGATGTTAAGGACACAGAAGAGccagaaaataaaaaggaaatagAACAGACTGGAGAGCTTGAGGAACCTGTGGTGATCGAAGGTGAAGAAACAGAAGATCCCAAAAAGAAAGTCCAAAAGGAATTTGATGCTCGAACTCAAGCCCAAGAAGAAAAGAAGGCTGCAGAGGATGAACCAGAAGGCGACAAGGAACCCACGACAAATGGAGTATGCGAAATTTCTACTGATGGAAATTTAAAGCATTTAGAAAGCAAGGAATCAACGGCTGTTGAAGAGGAGACCAAAGAGACGGAGTCCGATGACGAAGTTATATTCTTTGAACCCCTAGAGAAGACCGAAAATGTGGGCACCACAGCCAATCCAACGAACGAAAATTCTGTGAAACCACAAGCTAAGGATGACGAAGTTGTTCTCGTCTCCGAGGATGAGGATGAAACACCGCAGAATAAGATACCGGAAAAGGAAGTTCAAACTACCCAAAAGGAAACAGCTTTAAAAGAACTTTCCAATGAGTCCACTACAGAATCAGGTGAAGCTAAGGACCTACAAATAGACAACTCCGACAATGCGTGCGATCAGTTTGAGAAACTGAAGACCCATGATGTGGTAAAGCAAACTGCCACAGAAGATGGGAACAGTAATTCCAGCAATCTATTGCGACCCGCCGAGTACACGGAAGACTCGGCTCCAAAACGGCTGCGTCTCAGTACCGATGAAAAAAATGAATTCGAAATGGAGACGAATCAAGATGCATCACCAAAACTCAGCAGAGCAAAGGATGGTTTAAAGGATGTAACCAAGCGGAGCCATGAACATCTGGACAGCAGCCCTCAGGAGGAAATACCCAATAAGAAAGCTAGGACTGAAGACTCCGACTCAAATAGCTCCCACGAAGGCACGCTACAGATTGATATGGGTGGACAGGATGACAAAGAAGAATCCCCCAAAAAAGAAGTCCAAAAAAAACTCGACTTCGACCTTAACCCCGTTCCAGAAATTAAACAGAATGTTAAGCCTCTGCGCTTGGAATTCTTTAAGACCTTCCGACGTAGTTTCGACACAATGACCCGTGACGACCTGGAGGAGCTGGTGCTGCAGAAGGTCGTCGAGGCGATGATGGTTAAAAGTGATTTCGCAGAAATACGTATGCAGCTGGAAAAATGCGAGAGCACTCTCGTCAATTATCGACGCAAGATTGCCGAGGTGTCGAAGCAATTCCTGGATTTGGAGACGGTGCACAAGCGTGTGCTTAAGGACTTGGAGGCTAAGAACTCTCATTTTACCGCTCCTGTGCGGATAACACGAGCTGTTGGTCTTCAGGTGGGCATTCCGTTCAAGGCCATAAAGCCCACCGTCGCCGCTCCAGAGCCAACGCATGCTGCTGGCAGCGTGTTGGCTCCGCCCAGCGGAACGCCACCCAAGGCCAGCACCTCCCCGACGCGTGCGTCCGTGCGACCAAGACCTCCTCCGCCTCCCTTTGGACCACCCACATCCTCATCGGAAACGGTTGCGGGCGTCAGTGTCTCTCAGAATTCCAAtccccaacagcagcagccagcagCACGGTCATCTCCATCCTTGGCCACGGCTAGTGTCACGCCACCTGTGCGCCGGGGCTGCTTGCAGAAGGTCACGCCTCATCGACCGGTACCTACTAACTTACAGCCCGGGCCAATGCTCACGAATCAGACCAGCGTCCAACGTCTGCAGCCCCCACCGCCTATAGCTCAAAGGACAATGCACGCCTCCAAGCATACGGGAACACCTGGCTCCACGACTTCAGCGGTGGCCAATGCGATTAATAAAAGCGTCATGCGTGGCCGGATGTCAGCAGCCGCTTTCTTGGCGCAaagacaacagcagcaacaacaactgcaacaacaacaggcgcAGCAACAGTTCATACT ACCTCGACCTAGTTCCGGTCCCACGCCAGGTGCGAGTCCTGCCAAGCAGGTGCCGAAGTGCACAACTAAAGTGCGCGCCCAGCAGCCACCGCTTTCGGGGGCCACGGTCTCGGTGCCAATCTCATCCAGCAGCAGTGGGTCGGGATCTGGCAGCTATGGACAGCAGCAGGAGCCCAGCTTGACGCCGGCCAAGCCCAAGGAGAAGGCAGTCATTGACCTCACAGATGAGGATGATGCAgcggctgcggcggcggcaaGGGCTGCCCAAGCACAAATCGAGGCTAACGCTCGTTTGCGTCAGGCATCCAATGCGGCGATTAAGCGGAATGCTCAGACTGCAGCAGCGATAAGAGGAGGACGTGGAGGCGGAAATGTGGTGCGAGCTTCTCCAATGCAATTGGCTCGCGTAAATGCTCGACAGTTAGTCCATAATAATGGAGGAG GTCAGCGAAGTTCCTTGGGCTCAAACGTAACTATGCAGATACGTTCGGAGAACACCCCGCCTCCAGCATCTCGTTTAAGATACTCACATCCTGCACCACTGCCCACGTCACCTCCCCAGCCCTTCAATCCAGCCTGGAAGGTGCCTCCTTCGCGACCCGTTATCCGGATTAGTCTCCTTGAGACTGGTATCGTTATATCCTGGACTCTGGAGGATTCGAGCCCGCGGTTCGCAGAGTGCGTAATGTACCAGATCTATGCATACCAGGAGACGATTCACGAGCCCAGCACGGATAGCTGGCGGCATGTAGGCGATGTCAGCGCTATGTTGCTGCCCATGGCCGTGACTTTAAATCAGTTCCAGGAGAACCAGAGGTATTTCTTTGCTGTGCGGGGCGTTGATAGCCACGAACGATTCGGGCCGTTCAGTGTTCCCAAGACCTGGTCGTAG
- the LOC6608558 gene encoding transmembrane protein 223, producing the protein MSNLLNFALRQGVNSIKRLSLQSFRLAAPAIVTKTPVSSTIKRFSSQAAPFDVNTSVPKDIILFKYENPRFYQMLNFFGVCQFVFWTYLSHFAFTTLKDAPVVEKPGEELKWFQRINLGDNKYRNGITACSFLIGYGILFAVWMFTLRSVRFLILRKGGQSVSFVTYGPFNRNRIMTVPLKCVSAEESRNMARVQLPIKVKGKTLYYVLDMRGEFRNAELFDYTAGLKRRI; encoded by the exons ATGAGCAATTTGCTGAATTTCGCCCTGCGGCAGGGCGTCAACTCCATTAAGCGCCTTAGCCTCCAGAGTTTCAGACTGGCAGCTCCGGCCATTGTAACTAAAACGCCGGTCAGTTCCACGATAAAGAGGTTCTCCTCCCAAGCCGCCCCCTTCGATGTGAACACCAGTGTCCCCAAGGACATAATACTTTTTAAGTATGAGAACCCCCGATTCTACCAGATGCTTAACTTTTTCGGGGTCTGTCAGTTTGTTTTCTGGACATATCTCTCGCACTTCGCTTTCACGACACTTAAGGATGCTCCAGTGGTGGAAAAACCCGGAGAGGAGCTGAAGTGGTTCCAGCGCATAAATCTGGGCGATAATAAGTACAGAAATGGCATCACAGCCTGTAGCTTTCTGATAG GATATGGCATACTGTTTGCTGTCTGGATGTTTACCCTGCGATCGGTGCGTTTTCTTATCTTGAGAAAGGGTGGTCAGAGCGTTTCCTTTGTGACCTACGGTCCCTTCAACCGCAATCGCATTATGACCGTGCCATTGAAGTGCGTCTCCGCCGAGGAATCACGGAACATGGCAAGGGTGCAGCTACCCATTAAGGTGAAGGGCAAGACACTGTACTATGTCCTGGATATGCGTGGCGAGTTTCGGAATGCCGAGTTATTCGATTACACGGCGGGCCTCAAGCGCCGCATTTAA
- the LOC6608559 gene encoding H/ACA ribonucleoprotein complex subunit 3: protein MYLMYTINENGDRVYTLKKRTEDGRPTLSAHPARFSPEDKYSRQRLTIKKRFGLLLTQKPEPIY, encoded by the exons atgtatttaatgtACACAATTAACGAAAACGGCGATCGCGTTTACACCCTGAAG AAACGCACCGAGGATGGTCGTCCCACACTGTCTGCTCACCCAGCACGTTTTTCGCCGGAGGATAAGTACTCCCGCCAGAGACTGACCATCAAGAAGCGCTTTGGACTGCTCCTCACCCAGAAGCCGGAGCCCATTTACTAG
- the LOC6608560 gene encoding crossover junction endonuclease EME1 — protein MSNKADKLHKQALREQQKRIKPGECMKYVRMVIDAGFLGFPVGQEALQQLNSTGLKYEIRSLPVSHCILWERNVGQQTIALDSSPTGLDDAWKSENQVVQWLSESSFQRAVRDQSLVCLGPRLQASFPDCQYTIALPTLRHSKHGSSASQDALIEMQLLQELHVEQLNQPESQDLVALLQRYTKAIAEAPYKKQRNETLGGFKKYLANDKKQCVRVDQGNGYGRLWQQHLNRMPMVTLEVAESIIAQYPCPKKLIDHFSSDPLAIQSLADLKIKRCNGPQPLHTERRIGNVLSNKLYTLYTARDPNTLI, from the coding sequence ATGTCAAATAAAGCTGACAAGCTGCACAAACAGGCTTTACGCGAACAACAGAAGCGTATCAAGCCCGGAGAATGTATGAAATATGTGCGGATGGTCATAGATGCCGGATTTCTGGGCTTTCCCGTGGGCCAGGAGGCATTGCAGCAATTGAATTCAACGGGCTTGAAATATGAAATAAGGAGCTTGCCCGTGAGCCACTGCATCCTGTGGGAACGCAATGTGGGCCAGCAGACGATTGCTCTTGACAGCAGTCCCACCGGCCTGGATGACGCCTGGAAATCGGAAAACCAAGTGGTCCAGTGGCTATCCGAAAGCAGCTTCCAAAGAGCTGTTAGGGATCAAAGCCTTGTTTGTCTGGGACCGCGCTTGCAGGCCTCATTTCCGGACTGCCAGTACACCATTGCCCTGCCAACGCTCCGTCACAGCAAGCATGGCAGCTCGGCCAGCCAGGACGCTCTGATCGAGATGCAGTTGCTCCAGGAGCTACACGTGGAGCAGCTCAATCAACCCGAAAGCCAGGATCTAGTGGCCCTGCTGCAGCGCTATACAAAAGCAATAGCCGAAGCCCCCTATAAGAAGCAACGCAACGAGACATTGGGAGGCTTCAAGAAGTACCTGGCCAACGACAAGAAGCAGTGCGTCCGTGTGGATCAGGGAAATGGATACGGACGTCTCTGGCAGCAGCATCTGAATCGAATGCCAATGGTCACGCTGGAAGTGGCCGAGTCCATAATAGCGCAGTATCCCTGTCCCAAGAAACTGATCGATCACTTTTCCAGCGATCCACTGGCGATCCAAAGTCTCGCCGATTTGAAGATCAAGCGATGCAATGGACCACAGCCTCTTCACACCGAGCGACGCATTGGAAATGTCCTCAGCAACAAACTGTATACATTGTATACTGCCAGGGATCCCAATACTCTGATCTAG
- the LOC6608561 gene encoding transmembrane protein 170A: MFSDDTDELDTIADVMGLRSQARLNTFREMWYHVFLWALFSSIFIHTCAAVVAFFTLRKHKFGRFFSILILVMGFLSPASSGIISSAVIAFVHRASSLPMSPIYAMIWGLGQTIVSACLGFTRILATL; this comes from the coding sequence ATGTTCTCGGACGACACCGACGAGTTGGACACCATCGCCGATGTGATGGGTCTCCGGTCACAGGCGCGTCTCAATACGTTTCGCGAAATGTGGTACCACGTCTTTCTGTGGGCCCTGTTCTCCTCCATATTCATTCACACCTGCGCCGCCGTGGTGGCCTTCTTCACGCTCCGGAAACACAAGTTCGGACGATTCTTCTCGATCCTGATCCTGGTCATGGGGTTCCTTTCCCCGGCCTCGAGTGGCATCATAAGCAGTGCGGTCATCGCCTTTGTGCATCGCGCCTCCAGTTTGCCGATGTCCCCCATATACGCCATGATCTGGGGCCTAGGACAGACCATCGTCTCCGCCTGCCTGGGATTCACGCGGATTCTGGCCACGCTGTAG
- the LOC6608562 gene encoding deubiquitinase DESI2: protein MFSNGLPCNLSFPSCLSVPKDEIGNEELLPSNMGTREPVILNVYDMYWINEYTTSIGLGVFHSGVEAFGTEFAYGGHPFPFTGVFEISPRDHDELGDQFQFRQSIQIGCTDFTYEEVRRIVEELGNQFRGDRYHLMNNNCNHFSGSLTQILCGQEIPSWVNRLAHFSSCVPFLQRCLPKEWLTPNALQQSITTIQEREDSDNSPL, encoded by the exons ATGTTCTCCAACGGATTGCCGTGCAATCTGTCGTTTCCGAGCTGTCTCAGTGTACCAAAAGACGAGATCGGTAATGAAGAGCTCCTGCCATCCAATATGGGTACTCGCGAGCCTGTTATACTCAATGTCTACGATATG TACTGGATCAACGAGTACACCACCTCAATCGGACTGGGCGTATTTCACTCCGGCGTAGAAGCCTTTGGCACCGAATTCGCATACGGCGGACACCCATTTCCGTTTACGGGGGTATTCGAGATCTCACCGCGGGATCACGACGAGTTGGGCGATCAGTTCCAGTTCCGGCAGAGCATCCAAATCGGCTGCACCGACTTCACGTACGAGGAGGTGCGACGAATCGTCGAGGAGCTGGGCAATCAGTTCCGGGGCGACCGATATCATCTCATGAACAACAATTGCAACCACTTCTCGGGCTCATTAACTCAG ATACTTTGCGGCCAAGAAATACCCAGCTGGGTCAATCGTCTAGCGCATTTCAGCTCCTGTGTGCCATTTCTACAAAGATGTCTGCCAAA AGAATGGCTGACACCGAATGCCTTGCAGCAAAGCATTACCACAATCCAAGAGCGCGAAGACTCCGACAACAGTCCCCTTTGA